The following are encoded together in the Periplaneta americana isolate PAMFEO1 chromosome 5, P.americana_PAMFEO1_priV1, whole genome shotgun sequence genome:
- the bisc gene encoding TM2 domain-containing protein biscotti — protein MTSWCYTVIILMVLLYSVHISADYHVECSTLRMGQYICPDPDPSYDYIDPKTQQPYGCTKENKAKVQCRAAEGINCTETKNSTFKREIPCKWTNGYSFETAMLLSIFLGMFGADRFYLGYPAIGLLKFCTLGFMFLGQLVDIILIATQVVGPADGSHYVIPYYGAGIEVIRSNNWTYKLPQHDCEFDNSLLNRNTKT, from the exons ATGACGAGTTGGTGTTACACAGTGATAATCTTAATGGTTTTGTTATATTCTGTCCATATTAGTGCTGATTATCATGTTGAGTGTAGTACACTTAGAATGGGTCAATACATTTGTCCTGACCCCGATCCTTCGTATGACTACATAGACCCAAAAACTCAACAACCGTACGGATGCACGAAAGAAAATAAGGCAAAAG TGCAATGCAGGGCGGCAGAAGGAATTAACTGTACAGAAACCAAAAACTCCACTTTCAAACGCGAGATACCATGTAAATGGAC GAATGGATATTCCTTCGAAACGGCAATGCTGCTCTCCATCTTCTTGGGTATGTTTGGAGCAGACCGCTTTTATCTCGGTTATCCAGCAATTGGCCTGCTTAAGTTCTGTACCCTCGGCTTCATGTTCTTAGGACAGTTGGTGGACATTATATTAATCGCTACACAAGTTGTTGGGCCAGCAGATGGATCTCATTATGTCATTCCATATTATGGTGCTGGAATAGAAGTTATCAGGAGTAACAACTGGACATACAAACTTCCACAGCATGATTG CGAATTTGATAATTCTTTACTAAATCGGAATACAAAAACATAG